From the genome of Haemophilus parainfluenzae, one region includes:
- a CDS encoding D-hexose-6-phosphate mutarotase: protein MTAQIQQLTPELTLERINEIPVLTLNHPVGLARIALQGAQLLNWKPKGAEQDVFWLSEIEPFTRGVAIRGGVPLCYPWFGSVKKPSHGTARLRLWQLSDYDLQANKVRLEFSLFSEYGVIEAKMKMEFTDKCTMTLTHLRQEPAQAALHSYFNIGDISQIEVQNLPSRCYDSLQGKHTDVPSIRRIEQGVDCIYTLEEDNTFLVDKAFNRRIQITHHHADSIVLWNPWEKTPSAMKADGYRNMVCIETARLEKLLQFGESISAEISALPADI, encoded by the coding sequence ATGACAGCTCAAATTCAACAATTAACACCAGAATTAACTTTGGAACGTATCAATGAAATCCCTGTTTTAACCTTAAATCACCCTGTAGGATTGGCTCGAATTGCATTACAAGGGGCACAGCTATTAAATTGGAAACCTAAGGGGGCAGAGCAGGACGTCTTTTGGTTAAGTGAGATTGAACCTTTCACACGAGGTGTTGCAATTCGTGGTGGTGTACCGCTTTGTTACCCTTGGTTTGGTAGCGTAAAAAAACCTTCACACGGTACAGCACGTTTACGTTTGTGGCAATTAAGTGACTATGATCTGCAAGCGAATAAAGTGCGGTTAGAATTTTCGCTCTTTTCTGAATATGGTGTGATTGAAGCCAAAATGAAAATGGAATTTACCGATAAATGCACAATGACTTTAACACATTTGAGACAAGAACCTGCTCAAGCGGCATTACACAGTTATTTTAATATTGGTGATATTTCACAAATTGAAGTCCAAAATTTACCAAGTCGTTGTTATGACTCATTACAAGGTAAACATACAGACGTTCCTTCGATTAGAAGAATAGAACAAGGCGTCGATTGTATTTATACATTAGAGGAAGATAACACATTCTTGGTGGATAAGGCATTTAATCGACGTATTCAAATTACCCATCATCATGCCGATTCAATTGTGCTATGGAATCCTTGGGAAAAAACGCCAAGTGCAATGAAAGCAGATGGATATCGAAATATGGTGTGTATTGAAACCGCAAGATTAGAGAAATTA